In Amycolatopsis jiangsuensis, the following proteins share a genomic window:
- the cofC gene encoding 2-phospho-L-lactate guanylyltransferase codes for MDVDLVVPLKHPREGKSRLRGAVAADRHAELVLALAQDTLTAVTSVAGVRRVLVVAAEPGALPMLAGLGVELVEEPVAGGLNEALRYGAELLRADSPRGLVGALQADLPALRAGDLARALSEADGRRAVVADRQGTGTTLLLAAPGAPLDPHFGAGSARLHVESGAVPLSGELPSLRSDVDTPDDLRHAATLGLGKRTAALLPAESAPVR; via the coding sequence GTGGACGTGGACTTGGTCGTGCCGTTGAAACACCCGCGTGAAGGCAAGTCGCGGCTGCGGGGAGCGGTCGCCGCGGACCGGCACGCTGAGCTGGTGCTCGCGCTGGCGCAGGACACCCTGACGGCGGTCACGTCGGTGGCAGGAGTGCGGCGGGTGCTGGTGGTGGCCGCCGAGCCGGGCGCGTTGCCGATGCTGGCCGGCCTGGGCGTCGAGCTGGTCGAGGAACCTGTGGCGGGCGGGCTGAACGAGGCGTTGCGATACGGCGCGGAGCTGCTGCGTGCGGACTCCCCACGCGGCCTGGTCGGCGCGCTGCAGGCTGATCTCCCGGCGTTGCGCGCGGGAGATCTGGCGCGCGCGCTGTCCGAGGCCGACGGGCGTCGTGCGGTGGTCGCGGACCGGCAGGGCACCGGCACCACGCTGCTGCTGGCCGCACCCGGTGCCCCGCTCGACCCGCACTTCGGCGCCGGTTCGGCGCGGCTGCACGTCGAGTCCGGAGCCGTCCCGCTCAGCGGCGAACTGCCGTCGCTGCGCAGCGACGTCGACACCCCGGACGATCTTCGGCACGCCGCGACGCTGGGCCTGGGCAAGCGCACCGCGGCGCTGCTCCCGGCGGAGTCCGCGCCGGTGCGCTGA
- a CDS encoding VOC family protein, whose translation MTAVVDKITVDCADPWQLAQFWAAVTGHPVTDEDEPGDDEVGIVLESGIMLLFVAVPEPKAGKNRLHVCLRPDIPRDEEVQRLLTLGATLYDDHRSPDGPGWAVLRDPEGNEFCVERSAAEKKATENKTAEKSASEEKATEKSAAEA comes from the coding sequence ATGACCGCCGTTGTGGACAAGATCACCGTCGACTGCGCAGACCCCTGGCAGCTCGCGCAGTTCTGGGCCGCCGTCACCGGACACCCGGTGACCGACGAGGACGAGCCCGGTGACGACGAAGTCGGCATCGTCCTGGAGTCCGGCATCATGCTGTTGTTCGTCGCCGTTCCGGAACCCAAGGCCGGCAAGAACCGCCTGCACGTCTGCCTGCGGCCGGACATCCCGCGGGACGAGGAAGTGCAGCGGCTGCTCACCCTCGGCGCGACCTTGTACGACGACCACCGCAGCCCCGACGGCCCCGGCTGGGCGGTCCTGCGCGACCCGGAAGGCAACGAGTTCTGCGTCGAACGCAGTGCCGCGGAGAAGAAGGCCACCGAGAACAAGACCGCTGAGAAAAGTGCCTCCGAAGAGAAGGCCACGGAAAAGAGCGCCGCGGAGGCATGA
- a CDS encoding RNA degradosome polyphosphate kinase has translation MSTADGNPPATEGPPARRRRAAKPDAGPSPARHTGSAAKPATAATSTSGSASASAKKPAKGESAKRGSTRKTAAPASALRTTAPTKPAGKTKGSSTSAPAGTSKPAKTAKSGKTTPEAAKGASGPTGRTTPAPATAKAVPAAKSKPGKATPAAAAKSTSVPAAAKPTSDSAGKTTSGAAKPAGTTAKSRAARATASGAGKPAPSTAVKTASPVLAAARRGPGADEEFRAIPSAPPAVTTAPTAVETLPDDRYFNRELSWLDFNARVLALGEDESQPLLERAKFLAIFASNLDEFYMVRVAGLKRRDDTGLSVRSADGLTPREQLDYISKRNQDLVERHTAAFKEHLRPQLAEQDIRIVGWADLSGAQQLRLSSYFSEQIFPVLTPLAVDPAHPFPYISGLSLNLAVTVRDPHGGTERFARVKVPSNVPRLMRVETERASRSATFLPLEELIAAHLGELFTGMEVTEHHVFRVTRNADFEVEEDRDEDLLQALERELAQRRFGPPVRLEVAQDMSEHMLELLLRELEVAPEDVVEVPGLLDLTCLFQLSGVDRKELKDRPFVPATHPAFGERETPKSVFATLREGDVLVHHPYDSFSTSVQRFIEQAAADSKVLAIKQTLYRTSGDSPIVDALIDAAEAGKQVVALVEIKARFDEQANITWARTLERAGVHVVYGLVGLKTHCKVSMVVRQEGSTIRRYCHLGTGNYNPKTARLYEDLGLLTADPSIGADITDLFNVLTGYSRQDTYRTILTSPHGIRRGIVRAIGEEIELARAGLQAGIRIKCNSLVDEQVIDALYHASQAGVPVDVVVRGICALKPGVEGLSENIRVRSILGRFLEHSRVFHFRAGGTHWIGSADMMHRNLDRRIEALVRVKDPKLTAELDAVFDSALDPATRCWVLSTNGEWQPFPAAGSQVRDHQTELAKLHGAAG, from the coding sequence GTGAGCACAGCAGACGGCAATCCCCCGGCCACCGAAGGACCGCCCGCGCGGCGGCGCAGGGCCGCGAAGCCCGACGCCGGCCCGTCCCCCGCCCGCCACACCGGCTCAGCAGCGAAGCCGGCCACGGCCGCCACCTCGACCTCGGGCTCGGCCTCGGCCTCGGCGAAGAAGCCGGCGAAGGGCGAGAGCGCCAAGCGAGGCAGCACGCGTAAGACAGCGGCGCCGGCAAGTGCGTTACGCACCACAGCCCCCACGAAGCCCGCCGGGAAGACGAAGGGCTCGTCAACCTCCGCACCGGCAGGTACCTCGAAGCCCGCCAAAACTGCCAAGTCCGGCAAGACGACTCCGGAAGCCGCGAAGGGCGCCTCGGGCCCGACCGGCAGGACCACACCGGCCCCGGCCACCGCCAAAGCCGTCCCGGCCGCCAAGTCCAAGCCCGGCAAGGCGACCCCGGCCGCCGCCGCCAAGAGCACCTCGGTTCCGGCCGCCGCGAAGCCCACCTCCGACTCAGCCGGCAAGACGACATCGGGTGCCGCCAAACCCGCGGGCACCACGGCCAAGTCCCGCGCGGCCCGAGCCACCGCGTCCGGCGCCGGGAAGCCCGCGCCGTCGACCGCGGTGAAAACCGCCAGTCCGGTACTCGCGGCCGCCCGCCGCGGGCCGGGCGCCGACGAGGAGTTCCGCGCGATTCCGTCCGCTCCGCCCGCGGTCACCACTGCGCCCACCGCCGTCGAGACGTTGCCGGACGACCGTTACTTCAACCGCGAGCTGTCCTGGCTCGACTTCAACGCCCGGGTGCTCGCGCTGGGCGAGGACGAGTCGCAGCCCCTGCTCGAGCGGGCGAAGTTCCTGGCCATCTTCGCGTCCAATCTGGACGAGTTCTACATGGTCCGGGTGGCCGGGCTGAAGCGGCGGGACGACACCGGGCTGTCCGTGCGCAGCGCGGACGGACTCACCCCGCGCGAACAGCTGGACTACATCTCCAAACGCAACCAGGACCTCGTGGAGCGGCACACCGCCGCGTTCAAGGAGCACCTGCGCCCGCAGCTGGCCGAACAGGACATCCGGATCGTCGGCTGGGCCGATCTGAGCGGGGCGCAGCAGCTGCGCCTGTCCAGCTACTTCTCCGAGCAGATCTTCCCGGTGCTCACCCCGCTGGCGGTCGATCCGGCCCACCCGTTCCCCTACATTTCCGGGCTTTCGCTGAACCTCGCGGTCACCGTGCGGGATCCGCACGGCGGCACGGAACGCTTCGCGCGGGTCAAGGTGCCCAGCAACGTGCCGCGGCTGATGCGGGTGGAGACCGAGCGCGCCAGCCGCAGCGCGACGTTCCTGCCGCTGGAGGAACTCATCGCGGCACACCTCGGCGAGCTGTTCACCGGGATGGAAGTGACCGAGCACCACGTGTTCCGGGTCACCCGCAACGCCGACTTCGAGGTCGAGGAGGACCGCGACGAGGACCTCCTGCAGGCACTGGAACGGGAACTGGCGCAGCGCAGGTTCGGCCCGCCGGTGCGGCTCGAGGTGGCGCAGGACATGAGCGAGCACATGCTCGAACTGTTGCTGCGCGAGCTGGAAGTGGCGCCCGAGGACGTGGTCGAGGTGCCCGGCCTGCTCGACCTCACCTGCCTGTTCCAGCTTTCCGGGGTGGACCGCAAGGAGCTCAAGGACCGGCCGTTCGTGCCCGCGACGCATCCGGCGTTCGGTGAACGCGAGACGCCCAAGAGCGTGTTCGCGACGCTGCGCGAGGGCGACGTGCTGGTGCACCACCCCTACGATTCGTTCTCCACGAGCGTGCAACGGTTCATCGAGCAGGCCGCGGCCGATTCGAAGGTGCTGGCGATCAAGCAGACGCTGTACCGCACCTCGGGCGATTCGCCGATCGTCGACGCGCTGATCGACGCCGCCGAAGCGGGCAAGCAGGTCGTGGCGCTGGTGGAGATCAAGGCGCGGTTCGACGAGCAGGCCAACATCACCTGGGCCCGCACGCTGGAACGCGCGGGCGTGCACGTGGTCTACGGGCTCGTCGGACTCAAAACGCACTGCAAGGTCTCCATGGTGGTCCGCCAGGAGGGCTCGACCATCCGCCGCTACTGCCACCTCGGCACCGGCAACTACAACCCGAAGACCGCGCGGCTGTACGAGGACCTCGGGCTGCTCACCGCCGATCCGAGCATCGGCGCGGACATCACCGACCTGTTCAACGTGCTCACCGGGTACTCGCGCCAGGACACCTACCGCACCATCCTCACGTCGCCGCACGGGATCCGCCGCGGCATCGTGCGGGCGATCGGCGAGGAGATCGAACTGGCCAGGGCCGGACTGCAGGCGGGCATCCGGATCAAGTGCAACTCCCTCGTCGACGAGCAGGTGATCGACGCGCTCTACCACGCTTCGCAGGCCGGGGTTCCGGTGGACGTGGTGGTGCGCGGGATCTGCGCGTTGAAGCCGGGAGTGGAGGGGCTGAGCGAGAACATCCGGGTCCGCTCGATCCTCGGCCGGTTTTTGGAACACTCGCGGGTGTTCCACTTCCGGGCCGGCGGCACGCACTGGATCGGCAGCGCGGACATGATGCACCGCAATCTTGACCGCCGGATCGAGGCGCTGGTGCGGGTCAAGGACCCGAAGCTGACCGCCGAACTGGACGCCGTGTTCGACTCCGCGCTCGACCCGGCCACCCGGTGCTGGGTGCTCAGCACGAACGGGGAGTGGCAACCGTTCCCCGCTGCCGGTTCGCAGGTGCGTGACCACCAGACCGAACTCGCGAAACTGCACGGAGCTGCCGGATGA
- a CDS encoding NAD(P)H-dependent glycerol-3-phosphate dehydrogenase, producing the protein MKTSPRDSGKRAFTDDVQRVTVLGAGSWGTAFAKVLGDAGRDVTMWARREDIAEEIRAEHRNESYLPGTRLPERITATSDAAAALDGAQAVVLGVPSQSLRGNLTGWRPLLPPEAILVSLAKGVELGTLKRMSEVIAELAEVDAGEIVVVSGPNLAREIADGQPAAAVLACADHERAKAVQRATSNQYFRPYTNTDVVGCELGGACKNVIALSCGMAAGMGLGANTMATLITRGLAEMARLGARLGADPLTFAGLAGLGDLVATCSSPLSRNRTFGERLGRGETLAQAQAAAGGQVAEGVASCSSIRALAGGLGVDMPITDAMHRVCHEGVDPRQAGAELLGRSQKHEWS; encoded by the coding sequence GTGAAGACCTCTCCGAGGGATTCCGGGAAGCGAGCCTTCACGGACGACGTGCAGCGGGTCACCGTGCTCGGCGCGGGCTCGTGGGGCACCGCGTTCGCGAAGGTGCTCGGTGACGCCGGGCGGGACGTCACGATGTGGGCGCGCCGGGAGGACATCGCCGAGGAAATCCGGGCAGAACACCGCAACGAGTCGTACCTGCCGGGCACGCGGCTGCCGGAGCGGATCACCGCGACGTCGGACGCCGCGGCCGCGCTGGACGGGGCGCAGGCGGTGGTGCTCGGGGTGCCGAGCCAGAGCCTGCGCGGCAACCTCACCGGCTGGCGGCCGCTGCTGCCGCCGGAGGCGATCCTGGTCAGCCTCGCCAAGGGCGTGGAACTGGGCACGCTCAAGCGGATGAGTGAGGTGATCGCGGAGCTGGCCGAGGTGGACGCCGGCGAGATCGTGGTCGTGTCCGGTCCGAACCTGGCCCGCGAGATCGCCGACGGGCAGCCGGCGGCGGCGGTGCTGGCGTGTGCCGACCACGAGCGGGCCAAGGCCGTGCAGCGGGCCACGTCGAACCAGTACTTCCGGCCCTACACCAACACCGATGTGGTGGGCTGCGAACTCGGCGGCGCGTGCAAGAACGTGATCGCGCTGAGCTGCGGGATGGCGGCCGGGATGGGGCTGGGCGCGAACACGATGGCGACGCTGATCACCCGTGGCCTCGCCGAGATGGCCCGGCTGGGCGCGCGGCTCGGCGCGGACCCGCTGACATTCGCCGGGCTGGCCGGTTTGGGCGATCTCGTGGCGACGTGCTCGTCACCGTTGTCGCGCAACCGTACTTTCGGCGAACGGCTGGGCCGGGGGGAGACGCTCGCGCAAGCGCAGGCCGCGGCCGGAGGGCAGGTCGCGGAGGGGGTCGCGTCGTGCTCGTCGATCCGCGCGCTCGCCGGCGGGCTCGGGGTCGACATGCCGATCACGGATGCGATGCACCGGGTCTGTCACGAGGGGGTCGACCCGCGGCAGGCCGGAGCGGAGCTGCTCGGCCGGTCGCAGAAGCACGAGTGGAGCTGA
- a CDS encoding class I SAM-dependent methyltransferase: MTDSFALNRASWDERAPVHARSKDYAFDRFREDPAHLSDVVRFDLPRLGSVAGLRGVHLQCHIGTDTLSLSRLGARMSGLDFSPVSLDQARSLAESTGAGIDYHEANVYDAVEVFGEQRFDLVYTGVGALCWLPRIGEWASVVTRLLRPGGRLFLREGHPMLWGLDDEAERAWPKYDYFEHAEPLVFSDDTTYVETDERLRDTTTHSWNHGLGEIVTALLERGMTLTGLTEHDSVPWNALPHEMEPAGHGEWRLRDNPRRLAASYTLQAVLAS; the protein is encoded by the coding sequence ATGACCGACTCGTTCGCGCTCAACCGCGCCAGCTGGGACGAACGCGCGCCGGTGCACGCGCGGTCGAAGGACTACGCCTTCGACCGGTTCCGCGAGGACCCCGCGCACCTGAGCGACGTCGTGCGGTTCGACCTGCCGCGGCTCGGTTCCGTCGCCGGACTGCGCGGCGTGCACCTGCAGTGCCACATCGGCACCGACACGCTCTCGCTGTCCCGGCTCGGCGCCCGGATGTCCGGCCTTGACTTCTCCCCGGTGTCCCTCGACCAGGCCCGCTCGCTCGCCGAAAGCACCGGCGCCGGCATCGACTACCACGAGGCGAACGTCTACGACGCGGTCGAGGTGTTCGGCGAACAGCGGTTCGACCTCGTGTACACCGGCGTCGGCGCGTTGTGCTGGTTGCCGCGAATCGGCGAATGGGCGTCAGTGGTCACCCGGCTGCTGCGGCCCGGCGGCCGGCTGTTCCTGCGCGAGGGCCACCCGATGCTGTGGGGGCTCGACGACGAAGCCGAACGCGCGTGGCCGAAATACGACTACTTCGAACACGCCGAACCGCTGGTGTTCAGCGACGACACCACGTACGTGGAGACCGACGAACGCCTGCGCGACACCACCACGCACAGCTGGAACCACGGCCTCGGCGAGATCGTCACCGCGCTGCTGGAGCGGGGCATGACGCTGACCGGGCTGACCGAGCACGATTCGGTGCCGTGGAACGCGCTGCCGCACGAGATGGAACCGGCCGGGCACGGCGAATGGCGGCTGCGCGACAACCCGCGCCGGCTCGCGGCGAGCTACACCCTGCAGGCGGTGCTGGCCTCCTAG
- a CDS encoding FAD:protein FMN transferase, with amino-acid sequence MDARFSPYRADSEVSRYGRGQLAAKNLSEDLDEVLSLCAYYEDISGGAFTAQPPGHALDPCAVVKGWAVQRAADRLHAAGARTFYLNAGGDVVTSGEPEPGRPWRVGIRHPEQPQAVCAALVSRDSAVATSAAYERGAHILDGRTGQPAVGLLLVTVVADDLTHADALATATFALGADGITWAAGQPGIEVLIIDENRRVHRSPGLRQG; translated from the coding sequence GTGGACGCACGGTTCAGCCCGTACCGGGCAGACAGCGAAGTGAGCCGCTACGGACGGGGACAGCTGGCCGCGAAGAACCTGAGCGAGGACCTCGACGAGGTGTTGTCACTGTGTGCCTACTACGAGGACATCTCCGGTGGCGCCTTCACCGCACAGCCACCGGGACACGCCTTGGATCCGTGCGCTGTGGTCAAAGGCTGGGCAGTGCAGCGCGCGGCCGACCGACTGCACGCGGCTGGCGCACGGACGTTCTACCTCAACGCGGGCGGTGACGTCGTCACATCCGGAGAGCCCGAGCCTGGACGGCCGTGGCGCGTCGGCATCCGTCATCCCGAGCAGCCGCAAGCGGTCTGCGCCGCGCTGGTTTCCCGAGACAGCGCCGTCGCCACGTCCGCGGCGTACGAACGCGGCGCGCACATCCTCGACGGCCGTACCGGTCAGCCCGCTGTCGGTCTCCTGCTCGTGACTGTGGTCGCCGACGACCTCACGCACGCCGACGCCTTGGCCACGGCGACTTTCGCGCTGGGTGCCGACGGCATCACCTGGGCCGCCGGCCAGCCCGGCATCGAAGTGCTGATCATCGACGAGAACCGGCGCGTGCACCGCTCCCCCGGGCTACGGCAAGGCTGA
- a CDS encoding asparaginase: protein MTRARVAVAALGGTISMAPGRSPDDGVVPRLSAEDLLGGLGADLPMDVTAGTLAGLSSASMSYAKLAQTRQWGIEQIEAGAAGLVVVQGTDTLEETAYFFELTWPFDEPVVVTGAMRNPSLPSPDGPANLLTALTVAADPRSRGRGALVAFDDDVHAARWVRKAHSSHLEAFSSVPAGPLGMVAEGAVHYFHPSAPRPPALPAGEVDGLVPLLESGLADSGELLSLVLAAGARGVVLAGAGVGHVSSGTADVVQAAQVPIVVATRTGAGPTFRGTYGFHGSESSLIRMGATMAGWLCPRKSRVLLQLLLAAGTSRAEIEHQFRLRGDLDR, encoded by the coding sequence ATGACTCGTGCCCGCGTCGCCGTCGCCGCACTGGGCGGCACCATCTCCATGGCCCCAGGACGTTCCCCGGATGACGGCGTGGTGCCTAGGCTCAGTGCCGAGGACCTGCTCGGCGGACTCGGTGCCGACCTGCCGATGGACGTCACGGCGGGCACGCTCGCCGGGCTGTCCAGTGCGTCCATGAGCTACGCGAAGCTGGCGCAGACCCGGCAGTGGGGCATCGAGCAGATCGAGGCCGGCGCCGCCGGGCTGGTGGTGGTGCAGGGCACCGACACCCTCGAGGAGACGGCGTACTTCTTCGAGCTGACCTGGCCGTTCGACGAACCGGTGGTGGTCACCGGCGCGATGCGGAACCCGAGCCTGCCCAGCCCGGACGGACCGGCCAACCTGCTCACGGCGCTCACCGTCGCGGCCGATCCCCGCAGCCGCGGCCGCGGCGCGCTGGTCGCGTTCGACGACGACGTACACGCGGCACGCTGGGTGCGAAAGGCGCATTCCAGTCACCTGGAAGCGTTTTCCTCCGTCCCCGCCGGGCCGCTCGGCATGGTCGCCGAAGGCGCCGTGCACTACTTCCACCCTTCGGCGCCGCGTCCGCCCGCGTTGCCGGCCGGTGAGGTCGACGGGCTGGTTCCGCTGCTGGAATCCGGACTCGCCGATTCCGGCGAGCTGCTTTCCCTGGTGCTGGCCGCAGGGGCGCGTGGCGTGGTGCTGGCAGGCGCCGGCGTGGGCCACGTCTCGAGCGGGACCGCGGACGTCGTCCAGGCCGCGCAGGTGCCGATCGTGGTCGCCACGCGCACCGGTGCCGGCCCGACTTTCCGCGGCACGTACGGGTTTCACGGTTCCGAATCGAGTCTGATCCGGATGGGGGCGACCATGGCGGGCTGGCTGTGCCCGCGGAAATCCCGGGTACTGCTGCAGCTTCTGCTCGCCGCCGGAACGTCCCGCGCCGAAATCGAGCACCAGTTCCGCCTCCGCGGCGACCTCGACCGCTGA
- a CDS encoding cytochrome P450: MSSSVLPLPNEAVCPFGPNPELSALRETTPLPRVSCPTGIEAWLVSRYADVREVLGAPQRFSSRGGSAGHLLAHTPPDSPIEEGEFARMDGADHVRFRHLFAPAVSTAKRMAEIRPMVQRIVDEALDALAERDHPVDLHEEFAKPVTTAVIGELLGVPAADRGLFHRAAEALFSGETDVDEFGAAKTPLYDYVQDLVTQRRAEPGEDAISILATRGTDFSDFELVRMAAGLLVAGYDTTASLITHATLALLEDPGQLALLRDEPDVLPGAVEEVVRLLGVGAGLLRVAVTDTEIAGTPIAAGDYVVVAVQGANHDPAQFAEPGRLDLRRDNRRHLGFGFGPHQCVGQQLARLELNVVLGTLPRRIPSLRLAVPITDLRFKTDTPITGPAHLPVTWDEIRPA; this comes from the coding sequence TTGTCGTCGTCGGTGCTGCCTCTGCCGAACGAGGCCGTCTGCCCGTTCGGCCCCAACCCCGAACTCTCCGCACTCCGGGAAACCACGCCCCTGCCCCGGGTGTCGTGCCCGACCGGAATCGAGGCGTGGCTCGTCAGCCGTTACGCCGACGTCCGCGAGGTGCTGGGCGCCCCGCAACGGTTCAGCAGCCGCGGCGGCTCGGCCGGGCACCTGCTGGCGCACACGCCCCCGGATTCCCCGATCGAGGAAGGCGAATTCGCCCGGATGGACGGCGCCGACCACGTCCGGTTCCGGCATCTGTTCGCCCCGGCCGTCTCGACCGCGAAGCGGATGGCGGAGATCCGGCCGATGGTGCAGCGCATCGTCGACGAAGCACTGGACGCGCTCGCCGAGCGGGACCACCCGGTCGACCTGCACGAGGAGTTCGCCAAACCGGTCACCACGGCGGTGATCGGGGAACTGCTCGGCGTCCCCGCGGCGGACCGGGGACTTTTCCACCGGGCGGCCGAGGCGCTGTTCAGCGGCGAAACCGACGTCGACGAGTTCGGCGCCGCGAAAACGCCGCTCTACGACTACGTGCAGGACCTCGTCACGCAACGGCGAGCGGAACCGGGTGAGGACGCGATCAGCATCCTGGCCACCCGCGGCACCGATTTCAGCGACTTCGAGCTGGTCCGGATGGCGGCCGGGCTGCTGGTCGCCGGATACGACACGACCGCGAGCCTGATCACCCACGCCACTCTCGCCCTGCTCGAAGACCCCGGCCAGCTCGCGCTGCTGCGCGACGAGCCGGACGTGCTGCCCGGAGCAGTCGAGGAGGTGGTGCGCCTGCTCGGCGTCGGCGCCGGTCTGCTGCGCGTCGCGGTCACCGACACCGAAATCGCCGGAACGCCGATCGCCGCCGGCGACTACGTCGTGGTCGCCGTGCAGGGCGCGAACCACGACCCGGCCCAGTTCGCCGAACCCGGCCGGCTCGACCTGCGCCGCGACAACCGGCGCCACCTCGGCTTCGGCTTCGGCCCGCACCAGTGCGTCGGCCAGCAGCTGGCGCGCCTGGAACTGAACGTGGTGCTGGGGACTCTGCCGCGGCGGATCCCGTCCCTGCGCCTGGCCGTGCCGATCACCGACCTCCGGTTCAAGACCGACACCCCGATCACCGGGCCCGCGCACCTGCCGGTCACGTGGGACGAGATCCGGCCCGCGTAG
- a CDS encoding cysteine dioxygenase, producing MFAVPDNTLLRPENPALRHPVRTAVEVAADRERWGSLLRYDPDERFSALVESAGGQEIWLLSWLPGQHTDLHDHAFATGAFTVVSGRLSETVARRAPGGRAVTEVHALSAGQSRVFGPGYVHEVRNDGPDPAISVHVYREARQMRSYVSDPVHGPHRAE from the coding sequence ATGTTCGCCGTTCCGGACAACACCCTGCTGCGTCCTGAAAACCCTGCCCTGCGCCATCCGGTGCGCACCGCCGTCGAGGTGGCCGCCGACCGGGAACGCTGGGGCAGCCTGCTGCGCTACGACCCCGACGAGCGGTTCTCCGCGCTGGTCGAAAGCGCCGGCGGCCAGGAGATCTGGCTGCTGAGCTGGCTTCCCGGCCAGCACACCGACCTGCACGACCACGCTTTCGCCACCGGTGCCTTCACCGTGGTTTCGGGCCGGCTGAGCGAGACCGTCGCCCGCCGCGCACCCGGCGGCCGCGCCGTGACCGAGGTGCACGCGCTCTCGGCCGGGCAGTCGCGAGTGTTCGGGCCCGGGTACGTGCACGAGGTGCGCAACGACGGGCCGGATCCGGCGATCAGCGTGCACGTATACCGGGAGGCCCGGCAGATGCGCTCCTACGTCTCAGACCCGGTGCACGGCCCGCACCGGGCGGAGTGA
- a CDS encoding lysophospholipid acyltransferase family protein, with protein MTRREKGGFWVGLAATVFYPLTAIGKRAYLGAEKIPRHGPAVLVMNHISHLDPVVDAVFVHRQKRVPRFFLKDSLKKVPVFGRIVTGSGQIPVSRGSSAAGDSLKHAHEALAEGKVIVIYPEGTITKDPAGWPKKSYTGAARLALQNDVPVIPVARWGTNQIFNGYTKKFTPFPRKRITHLVGDPLDLSAYDGANPRSASTLREITELMMDRVTELLAEIRQEEPPAKKPADGS; from the coding sequence TTGACGCGGCGTGAGAAGGGCGGCTTCTGGGTGGGCCTGGCCGCCACCGTGTTCTACCCGCTGACCGCGATCGGCAAGCGGGCGTACCTCGGTGCGGAGAAGATCCCGCGCCACGGACCGGCGGTGCTGGTGATGAACCACATCTCGCATCTGGACCCGGTTGTGGACGCGGTGTTCGTGCACCGGCAGAAGCGAGTCCCGCGGTTCTTCCTGAAGGACAGCCTGAAGAAGGTGCCGGTGTTCGGCCGGATCGTCACCGGCTCGGGACAGATCCCGGTGTCGCGCGGGTCGAGCGCGGCCGGCGACAGCCTCAAGCACGCGCACGAGGCGCTGGCCGAGGGCAAGGTGATCGTGATCTACCCGGAGGGCACCATCACCAAGGACCCGGCGGGCTGGCCGAAGAAGTCCTACACCGGTGCCGCCCGGCTCGCGTTGCAGAACGACGTGCCGGTGATCCCGGTCGCACGGTGGGGCACCAACCAGATCTTCAACGGCTACACCAAGAAGTTCACACCGTTCCCGCGGAAGAGGATCACGCACCTGGTCGGCGATCCGCTCGATCTGTCCGCCTATGACGGCGCGAACCCGCGCAGTGCGTCGACGCTGCGCGAGATCACCGAGCTGATGATGGACCGGGTCACCGAGCTGCTGGCGGAGATCCGCCAGGAGGAGCCGCCCGCGAAGAAGCCGGCGGACGGTTCCTGA
- a CDS encoding NUDIX hydrolase, whose amino-acid sequence MSVDVRAAGAVLWRPAASGTEVAVVHRPRYDDWSLPKGKADPGETLPATAVREIAEETGFRAVLGRYVAQTAYEVPARGNGKLLKKTVDYFSGEAVSGEFRPNEEVDELRWLGPVEAERLLTRPADVGVLREFCALPADLTTVLLVRHAKAGKRDDWTGDDDLRPLSQAGQRQAEALRELLPLFGPDRVFSAPRLRCVQTVGGVADDLATEVRHEPALSEEGYWPDPARGIARLLAIATAGGTPLISSQGGVIPDLVSALAVREALDLPASRGGVVPSKKGSLWVLSFRTSGTTPATLVSADYYPSPLPLPVPSRS is encoded by the coding sequence ATGAGCGTGGATGTTCGGGCCGCCGGCGCGGTCCTGTGGCGCCCCGCGGCGTCCGGCACCGAGGTCGCGGTGGTCCATCGGCCGCGGTACGACGACTGGTCGCTGCCGAAGGGAAAGGCCGACCCCGGCGAGACACTCCCGGCCACCGCGGTGCGGGAGATCGCCGAGGAGACCGGCTTTCGCGCGGTGCTCGGGCGCTACGTCGCGCAGACGGCCTACGAGGTCCCCGCACGGGGCAACGGGAAGCTGCTGAAGAAGACCGTCGACTACTTCAGCGGCGAAGCGGTTTCGGGCGAGTTCCGGCCCAACGAAGAGGTGGACGAACTGCGCTGGCTCGGGCCCGTGGAAGCCGAGCGATTGCTCACCCGGCCCGCGGACGTCGGTGTGCTGCGCGAGTTCTGCGCGCTGCCCGCGGACCTCACCACGGTGCTGCTCGTCCGGCACGCCAAGGCAGGCAAACGCGACGACTGGACCGGCGACGACGACCTGCGCCCGCTGTCGCAAGCCGGCCAGCGGCAGGCCGAGGCGTTGCGGGAACTGCTGCCACTCTTCGGCCCGGACCGGGTGTTCTCCGCGCCACGCCTGCGCTGCGTGCAGACCGTCGGCGGTGTCGCCGACGACCTGGCCACCGAAGTCCGGCACGAGCCCGCGTTGTCGGAAGAGGGCTACTGGCCCGACCCGGCCCGGGGAATCGCCCGTCTGCTGGCCATCGCCACCGCCGGCGGCACGCCACTGATCAGCAGCCAGGGCGGGGTGATCCCGGACCTGGTGAGCGCACTGGCCGTCCGCGAAGCCCTGGACCTGCCCGCCTCCCGCGGCGGCGTGGTCCCCAGCAAGAAGGGTTCGCTGTGGGTGCTGTCGTTCCGCACCTCCGGCACGACACCCGCGACGTTGGTGAGCGCGGACTACTACCCGAGCCCCCTGCCGCTACCGGTGCCGTCCCGTTCCTGA